The following proteins are encoded in a genomic region of Zea mays cultivar B73 chromosome 9, Zm-B73-REFERENCE-NAM-5.0, whole genome shotgun sequence:
- the LOC100272604 gene encoding putative DUF231 domain containing family protein, with protein sequence MGMGTEWPPTPAQQRKAVVSAGSALKLVLFVILAGLALRLLVGPPAYLLPPTAAPEGAARLFAVPERERTAGGGGGGIPSVETDDAVFTLTDSEPLTALGKKEGSTKPEESCDLFHGEWVPNSSGPAYTNASCRFIESPQNCMTNGRPDTDYLNWRWKPYGCEVSPFDGKKFLDGMKGKHWALIGDSILRNHVQSLLCLLSKVEDATEVYHDDTFRSRRWHFPSYNFTISLVWAPFLVKAKIFEDDDGVSTADLQLHLDVLETDWTSQWEKFDYAVISTGQWFFKTAVYWENGAAIGCHSCQNKTLEERPPEYSFRRALRVAFQFITSSPHKPVVFYRTWAPSHFENGEWFSGGTCNRTAPFKPGEAGDREWDNSMWRIEREEFHNAVPIGGDRLKLLDTFELSLLRPDGHPGPYRAYHPYEKGVTAKVQNDCLHWCLPGPIDAWNDVIMKMVAKD encoded by the exons ATGGGGATGGGGACGGAATGGCCGCCGACGCCTGCGCAGCAGAGGAAAGCGGTGGTGAGCGCCGGGTCGGCGCTGAAGCTGGTACTGTTCGTGATTCTCGCGGGCCTCGCACTGCGGCTGCTGGTGGGGCCCCCAGCCTACCTCCTGCCGCCCACCGCCGCGCCAGAGGGGGCCGCTCGTCTTTTCGCGGTGCCGGAGAGGGAAAGaaccgccggcggcggcggcggcgggataCCTTCCGTCG AAACGGATGATGCGGTTTTTACTTTGACCGATTCAGAACCTCTAACAGCTTTAGGCAAGAAGGAAGGTTCCACAAAACCAGAAG AAAGTTGTGATCTTTTCCATGGCGAGTGGGTTCCCAATTCATCAGGACCAGCTTATACTAATGCAAGCTGCCGCTTCATTGAGTCTCCTCAGAACTGTATGACAAATGGAAGACCTGACACAGATTATCTCAATTGGAGATGGAAGCCATATGGTTGTGAGGTATCACCATTTGACGGCAAGAAGTTTTTGGATGGCATGAAAGGCAAGCATTGGGCACTCATTGGTGATTCCATCCTTCGCAACCACGTCCAGTCATTGCTTTGTCTTCTTTCCAAG GTCGAAGATGCTACTGAGGTTTACCACGACGATACATTCAGATCCAGAAGATGGCACTTCCCTTCGTACAATTTTACGATCTCCCTTGTCTGGGCACCATTCCTGGTCAAAGCTAAAATATTTGAGGACGACGATGGAGTTTCTACTGCTGATCTCCAGCTGCACCTTGACGTTCTCGAGACAGACTGGACTAGTCAATGGGAGAAGTTCGATTACGCGGTGATATCCACGGGCCAATGGTTCTTCAAGACTGCAGTGTACTGGGAGAATGGAGCTGCGATTGGCTGCCACTCCTGCCAGAACAAAACCCTGGAAGAGAGGCCTCCGGAGTACTCCTTCCGCAGGGCACTCAGGGTGGCCTTCCAGTTCATCACATCCTCACCTCACAAGCCAGTAGTCTTCTACAGAACGTGGGCTCCCTCGCATTTTGAGAACGGCGAGTGGTTCAGCGGCGGGACTTGCAACAGGACGGCCCCATTCAAGCCAGGGGAGGCCGGTGACAGAGAATGGGACAATAGTATGTGGAGGATTGAGAGAGAAGAGTTTCACAACGCGGTGCCTATCGGTGGTGACCGTCTGAAACTGCTCGATACATTTGAGCTCTCTCTCCTCAGGCCTGATGGTCATCCAGGGCCTTATAGAGCATACCATCCTTACGAGAAGGGCGTGACAGCCAAAGTCCAGAATGACTGCCTCCACTGGTGCTTGCCTGGGCCTATTGATGCGTGGAACGATGTAATTATGAAGATGGTGGCAAAGGACTGA